DNA from Amycolatopsis sp. DSM 110486:
CACGGCCGCAAGGGCGACGGCAGCGACATCGAAGAGTTCTCCGGCATCGACGGACTCGACACCATCGCCGTCTACCCGGTGGGCGCCAAGGGTCTCGACGACCAGCGCGCCTGGCAGAGCGCCCCGTACGCCGCGGAAGGCGTCGACGACGTCCGCTTCGTCGGCGACCTGCTCGACCACCTGCAGGCGACGCTGTGCGTGGACCCGCTGCGCATCTTCGCCACCGGCAAGTCCAACGGCGCCGGCTTCGTGTCGCTGCTGGCCTGCCAGCTGCCGATGCGCATCGCCGCGTTCGCGACGATCGCCGGCGCGTTCTACCCGGGCACCACGGTGGGCTGCTCGTCGAGCGTCCCCGCCCCGATCGTCGACTTCCACGGCACCGCCGACCCGACCATCGAGTACAACGGCGGCACCAGCCACAGCGAGCCCATCCCCTACCTGATGGACTGGGCCCAGAACTGGGCGAACCACAACCATTGCGCTGCCACGCCGGTCAGCACCCCGATCGGCTCCGACGTGATCCAGTTCTCGTGGCAGAACTGCGCCGTCAACGCCTCGGTCACCCACTACCGCATCCTCGGCGCCGGCCACACCTGGCCCGGCGAGCTCGTGGACAGCGGCCCGGGCTCGGCGACGCAGACGGTGAAGGCACAGCAGGTGATCTGGACCTTCTTCAACGCCCACACACTGGGTTCCGGCTTGTTCTGAGTTGTCTGCCCCGGCTCCGCCGAGGCGTGCGAGATCGCTTCAAGCCGACTTCTTCCCTCCCGGTTTTCGCGCGGCCCAGGGGCCGCGCGAAAACCGCTCAGTCCAGAAGTCGGCGCGATCTCGCGGCTGTGGTAGCCAGTGCGACGCTGTCTTGCGGGGGTGGTGGCCAGGCCGCCACCCCTGCGAAGGC
Protein-coding regions in this window:
- a CDS encoding PHB depolymerase family esterase — encoded protein: MRFAKLAAVAALALTATAVVPQTASATPSVRNYPKVSMGCTAQSTTLPLGQTVTQTITSGGLSRDYLIHLPANYQPGHPKPVVMAFHGRKGDGSDIEEFSGIDGLDTIAVYPVGAKGLDDQRAWQSAPYAAEGVDDVRFVGDLLDHLQATLCVDPLRIFATGKSNGAGFVSLLACQLPMRIAAFATIAGAFYPGTTVGCSSSVPAPIVDFHGTADPTIEYNGGTSHSEPIPYLMDWAQNWANHNHCAATPVSTPIGSDVIQFSWQNCAVNASVTHYRILGAGHTWPGELVDSGPGSATQTVKAQQVIWTFFNAHTLGSGLF